The Brassica oleracea var. oleracea cultivar TO1000 chromosome C7, BOL, whole genome shotgun sequence sequence TGCAACTCCCTAGCGGAGATAAACCCATCGCCATTCTCGTCGAAGACCTTAAACGCCTCCACAAGATCCGCCTCCTCTGCGGACTCCGGCGAAGACTCATCGCAATCTCCTGCTCCGCCGAAGAAGGACTCGTCGAGGGTCTTGTGGAGTGAGGTAAAGTCGTCGAAGTCAAGACCGGTGTTTCCAGGCTGGATGTAGGACTCGACGGTGGATTTGAGGTCGGAGAGATCGGCGTCGAGACCGAGACGGGAGAGAGCTTGGTTTAGCTCATCGAGGGTGATGAAACCGTCGCCGTTTTTGTCGAACAAGTCGAAAATGCGTTGGAGACGGAGAGCGTT is a genomic window containing:
- the LOC106303869 gene encoding calcium-binding protein CML42-like; translation: MESNGENNKVERQSSSFRLRSPSLNALRLQRIFDLFDKNGDGFITLDELNQALSRLGLDADLSDLKSTVESYIQPGNTGLDFDDFTSLHKTLDESFFGGAGDCDESSPESAEEADLVEAFKVFDENGDGFISARELQAVLKKLGLPEGSEMERVEKMIVSVDRNQDGRVDFSEFKNMMRIVVIPSS